One window of Tenacibaculum maritimum NCIMB 2154 genomic DNA carries:
- a CDS encoding fumarylacetoacetate hydrolase family protein, whose translation MKIICIGRNYAKHIEELSNEKPAHPVVFLKPDSAILPKKMPFFIPPFSNDVHHEVEVLVKINRVGKHIAPKFAHKYYDEIGLGIDFTARDVQSHCKEKGLPWEKAKAFDGSAVIGEFYPKSAFDLENIPFQLLKNDKVVQDGNTKTMLWKIEELISYVSEYFTLKKGDVIFTGTPAGVGKVQENDVLCGILSGKQAFQIKIK comes from the coding sequence ATGAAAATTATTTGTATCGGGCGTAATTATGCCAAGCATATCGAAGAGTTGTCTAATGAAAAGCCAGCGCACCCTGTTGTTTTTTTAAAACCAGATTCTGCTATATTGCCTAAAAAAATGCCTTTTTTTATCCCGCCTTTTTCGAATGATGTACATCATGAGGTAGAGGTATTGGTAAAAATTAACAGGGTAGGAAAACATATTGCTCCTAAATTTGCCCATAAATATTATGATGAAATAGGTTTAGGAATTGATTTTACTGCCCGTGATGTACAATCGCATTGTAAAGAAAAAGGGCTTCCATGGGAAAAAGCAAAAGCATTTGATGGAAGTGCAGTTATTGGTGAATTTTATCCTAAGTCAGCATTTGATTTGGAAAATATACCTTTCCAGTTACTGAAAAATGATAAAGTAGTGCAAGATGGAAACACAAAAACAATGCTTTGGAAAATAGAGGAATTGATTAGCTATGTTTCAGAATATTTTACCTTAAAAAAAGGAGATGTTATTTTTACAGGAACTCCAGCAGGGGTAGGAAAAGTTCAGGAAAACGATGTGTTGTGCGGAATCCTATCCGGAAAACAAGCATTTCAAATAAAGATCAAATAA
- a CDS encoding 1,4-dihydroxy-2-naphthoyl-CoA synthase translates to MIQAEWKTAKVYEDITYKKSNGVARIAFNRPNVRNAFRPKTTSELYDAFYDAGEDTSIGVVLLSAEGPSTKDGVYSFCSGGDQTARGHQGYVGDDGYHRLNILEVQRLIRFMPKAVICVVPGWAVGGGHSLHVVCDLTLASKEHAIFKQTDADVTSFDGGYGSAYLAKMVGQKKAREIFFLGRNYSAQEAYEMGMVNAVIPHDELEDTAYQWAQEILAKSPTSIKMLKFAMNLTDDGMVGQQVFAGEATRLAYMTEEAKEGRDAFLEKRKPNFPKVWIP, encoded by the coding sequence ATGATACAAGCAGAGTGGAAAACTGCAAAAGTTTACGAAGATATTACTTATAAGAAGTCAAATGGAGTAGCGCGTATTGCATTTAATAGGCCTAATGTGCGTAATGCATTCCGCCCAAAAACGACTTCAGAGTTATATGATGCTTTTTATGATGCAGGAGAAGATACGTCCATAGGAGTTGTTTTATTATCCGCTGAAGGACCTTCAACCAAAGACGGCGTTTACTCTTTTTGTTCAGGAGGAGATCAAACGGCTCGTGGGCATCAAGGATATGTAGGTGATGATGGATACCACCGATTAAATATTTTAGAAGTACAACGTTTGATTCGTTTTATGCCAAAAGCAGTCATTTGTGTAGTTCCAGGATGGGCCGTAGGAGGTGGACATAGCTTGCACGTGGTTTGTGATTTGACTTTAGCGAGTAAAGAACATGCTATTTTTAAGCAAACAGATGCAGATGTAACTTCTTTTGATGGAGGATATGGTTCTGCATATTTAGCAAAAATGGTAGGGCAAAAGAAAGCTCGTGAAATATTTTTCTTAGGAAGAAATTATTCCGCACAAGAAGCTTATGAAATGGGAATGGTAAATGCCGTAATTCCACATGATGAATTAGAAGATACAGCTTACCAATGGGCACAAGAAATATTAGCTAAATCACCAACTTCTATTAAAATGTTAAAGTTTGCAATGAACTTAACAGATGACGGAATGGTAGGGCAACAGGTGTTTGCAGGAGAAGCTACCAGATTGGCATATATGACTGAGGAAGCTAAAGAAGGACGCGATGCTTTTCTTGAAAAAAGAAAACCTAACTTTCCTAAGGTTTGGATTCCTTAA
- a CDS encoding S1 RNA-binding domain-containing protein — MEYLNEGDKVDLIIGQKTMLGYTVLINEEFEGLLYKNEIFSEVEEGMKMKGYVKKVREDEKIDVSLRPQGFKSVIDTDVEVVLNKLKEKGFLLLTDKSSPESIKFHLQMSKKAFKRAIGNLYKNKKIVISSDRISLT, encoded by the coding sequence ATGGAATATTTAAACGAAGGAGATAAGGTAGATTTAATAATTGGACAAAAAACAATGTTGGGATATACCGTGTTGATAAATGAGGAATTTGAAGGTCTTTTGTATAAAAATGAAATCTTTTCTGAAGTGGAAGAAGGAATGAAAATGAAAGGCTATGTTAAAAAAGTTCGCGAAGACGAAAAAATAGATGTTAGCCTTCGTCCCCAAGGTTTTAAAAGTGTCATCGATACAGATGTAGAAGTTGTTCTGAATAAGTTAAAAGAAAAAGGCTTTTTACTTTTAACTGACAAAAGCTCTCCTGAATCTATTAAATTTCATTTACAAATGAGTAAAAAAGCATTCAAAAGAGCTATTGGTAATTTATACAAGAATAAAAAGATCGTAATATCTTCAGATAGAATCAGCTTAACATAA
- the menD gene encoding 2-succinyl-5-enolpyruvyl-6-hydroxy-3-cyclohexene-1-carboxylic-acid synthase: MFPKKELAQTVIAACHQFDINTVVISPGSRNAPLTIGFSNHPEIEALSIVDERCAAFFALGIAQQTQKPVGLVCSSGSALLNYYPAIAEAFYSNIPLVVISADRPKELIDIGDGQTIRQENVFENHILFAANLKEAAGTLEENSDLLAKALFTATYKKGPIHINVPFKEPLYETVDVLAPFVLNQVKKSFSTTYNNRFLKEEKAKVNYETFLSIWNSSAKKIILIGSNFPSEKIQEALALFAEDDTVLIMTETISNVHHPNFINAIDQLIFSLKEEDFEALKPEILVTLGGMVVSKKVKQFLRNHPPQHHWHIDENNAMDTYYCLTEFVQESPSVFLEKLAKDRKNRSSNFQYKWLKERAYRREKHQKYLNSVAYSDLKVFEEVLKSIPEESQLQLSNSSVIRYTQLFSIQKSLAVFCNRGTSGIDGSTSTAIGAAIATNKKQTVFITGDLSFFYDSNALWNNYIPNNFRIILINNSGGGIFRFIPGPKTTNAIDYFETSHNLTAVHLCKMYGFEYCFADTVESLQESLQRFYEKGKQPKILEISTPKEINDVVLQNYFKQL, from the coding sequence ATGTTCCCAAAAAAAGAACTCGCACAAACTGTTATAGCTGCCTGTCATCAGTTTGATATCAATACGGTTGTTATTTCTCCAGGATCTCGAAATGCTCCATTGACTATTGGGTTTTCAAATCATCCAGAAATAGAAGCATTGAGTATAGTAGATGAGCGATGTGCTGCTTTTTTTGCATTAGGAATTGCTCAACAAACTCAAAAACCTGTAGGGCTTGTATGTTCCTCTGGTTCTGCATTGTTAAATTATTACCCTGCAATAGCTGAAGCTTTTTATAGTAATATTCCACTGGTCGTTATTTCTGCGGATAGGCCTAAAGAATTAATTGATATAGGAGATGGTCAAACGATTCGCCAAGAAAATGTGTTTGAGAATCACATTCTTTTTGCTGCAAATTTAAAAGAAGCCGCAGGCACTTTAGAAGAAAATTCAGATCTTTTAGCAAAGGCATTGTTTACAGCTACTTATAAAAAAGGACCTATTCATATTAATGTACCATTTAAGGAGCCATTATATGAAACGGTTGATGTTTTAGCTCCTTTCGTATTAAATCAAGTAAAAAAATCTTTTAGTACCACCTATAATAATAGGTTTTTAAAGGAAGAAAAAGCGAAGGTCAATTACGAAACATTCTTGTCAATATGGAATTCTTCTGCTAAAAAAATAATTTTAATAGGGAGTAATTTTCCTAGTGAAAAAATTCAAGAAGCTTTAGCACTTTTTGCAGAAGATGACACTGTGTTAATCATGACAGAAACAATTTCTAATGTGCACCATCCAAATTTTATCAATGCAATAGATCAATTAATTTTTTCATTAAAAGAGGAAGATTTCGAAGCACTGAAACCAGAAATATTGGTAACTTTAGGAGGAATGGTTGTTTCTAAAAAAGTAAAGCAATTTTTACGAAATCATCCGCCTCAACATCATTGGCATATAGATGAAAATAATGCGATGGATACCTATTATTGTTTGACAGAGTTTGTTCAAGAATCTCCTTCAGTTTTCTTAGAGAAGTTGGCAAAAGATAGAAAAAATAGATCGAGTAATTTTCAATATAAATGGTTAAAGGAACGTGCATATAGAAGAGAGAAACATCAAAAATACCTAAATAGCGTTGCATATTCAGATTTGAAGGTATTTGAAGAGGTGTTAAAAAGCATCCCTGAAGAAAGCCAGTTGCAATTAAGTAATAGTTCTGTTATTAGATATACTCAATTATTCTCAATTCAAAAATCGCTAGCTGTTTTTTGTAATAGAGGAACAAGCGGCATTGATGGTAGTACTAGTACGGCCATTGGAGCAGCTATTGCAACGAATAAAAAGCAAACAGTTTTTATAACAGGAGATCTGAGTTTCTTTTACGATAGTAATGCATTGTGGAACAATTATATTCCGAATAATTTTAGAATTATTCTTATTAATAATTCAGGAGGCGGAATTTTTAGGTTTATACCGGGGCCTAAAACAACCAATGCAATTGATTATTTTGAAACTTCTCATAACTTAACTGCGGTACATTTATGTAAGATGTATGGTTTTGAATATTGTTTTGCAGATACCGTAGAAAGTTTACAAGAAAGTTTGCAAAGGTTTTATGAAAAAGGAAAGCAACCAAAAATATTAGAAATAAGCACTCCAAAAGAAATTAACGACGTAGTTTTGCAAAACTATTTTAAACAATTATAA
- the fsa gene encoding fructose-6-phosphate aldolase, translating into MKFFIDTANLEQIKEAQALGILDGVTTNPSLMAKEGITGEGNIINHYKKICELVDGDVSAEVIATDYEGMIKEGEALAALNPQIVVKLPMIKDGVKACKYFSEKGIKTNVTLVFSAGQALLAAKAGATYVSPFIGRLDDISTDGLNLISEIRQIYDNYMFDTQILAASVRHTMHIIDCAKLGSDVMTGPLSAIEGLLKHPLTDIGLAKFLADYKKGN; encoded by the coding sequence ATGAAATTTTTTATTGATACCGCTAATTTAGAGCAAATAAAAGAGGCACAAGCACTAGGTATTTTAGATGGAGTAACTACGAATCCATCTTTAATGGCAAAGGAAGGAATTACTGGAGAAGGTAATATCATTAACCATTATAAGAAAATTTGCGAATTGGTTGATGGAGATGTTTCTGCAGAGGTAATTGCTACTGATTATGAAGGAATGATAAAAGAAGGCGAAGCATTGGCAGCTTTAAATCCTCAAATCGTTGTAAAGTTACCAATGATAAAAGATGGGGTAAAAGCATGTAAGTATTTTTCGGAAAAAGGTATTAAAACGAATGTAACATTAGTGTTTTCAGCAGGGCAAGCTTTGTTGGCAGCAAAAGCAGGCGCAACTTATGTTTCACCATTTATAGGACGTTTGGATGATATTTCTACGGATGGATTGAATTTAATTTCTGAAATCCGTCAGATTTATGACAATTATATGTTTGATACGCAAATATTAGCAGCATCAGTACGTCATACGATGCATATTATTGATTGCGCAAAGCTAGGTTCAGATGTAATGACTGGTCCTTTGAGTGCTATTGAAGGATTGTTAAAGCATCCTTTGACAGATATTGGTTTGGCTAAATTTTTAGCAGACTACAAAAAGGGAAACTAA
- a CDS encoding SDR family oxidoreductase: MTKVVLITGASSGIGRAIGVFLHKNNYQVYGTSRSPKKSGDYPFKLIALDVLNKETIQQAVNAIIRKEGRIDVLINNAGKGITGPIEDTPIEEMKRNFNTNFFGAIEVMKAVLPQMRTQRKGIIINITSIAGYMGLPYRGVYSASKGALELLTEALSMEVKNFGIDVVNVAPGDFATNIAAGRYHTPVFEDSAYKEKYAENLALMDAHVHKGMDPILMAEAVLKIIEAEKRKIHYKVGGFMEKFSIVLKRVLPDKWYEKLLMNHYKL, encoded by the coding sequence ATGACTAAAGTTGTCTTAATAACTGGAGCTTCTTCTGGTATAGGAAGAGCTATTGGAGTTTTTTTGCACAAAAATAATTACCAAGTATATGGAACGAGTAGAAGTCCTAAAAAATCAGGAGATTATCCTTTTAAGTTAATTGCTTTAGATGTTTTAAACAAAGAAACCATTCAACAAGCAGTAAATGCTATTATAAGAAAAGAAGGAAGAATAGATGTACTGATTAATAATGCAGGGAAAGGAATTACAGGACCTATAGAGGATACTCCTATAGAAGAGATGAAGCGTAACTTTAATACGAATTTTTTTGGAGCTATAGAGGTGATGAAGGCGGTATTGCCACAAATGAGAACTCAAAGAAAAGGGATCATTATAAATATAACTTCTATTGCAGGATATATGGGGTTACCTTATAGAGGGGTTTATTCGGCTAGTAAAGGAGCCTTGGAGCTGCTTACAGAGGCACTGAGTATGGAAGTGAAAAATTTTGGAATAGACGTGGTAAATGTTGCTCCTGGAGATTTTGCTACGAATATAGCCGCAGGAAGGTATCATACACCTGTCTTTGAAGATTCTGCATATAAAGAGAAATATGCAGAAAACTTAGCATTGATGGATGCACATGTGCATAAAGGAATGGATCCAATACTAATGGCAGAGGCTGTTTTAAAAATTATTGAAGCAGAAAAAAGAAAAATACACTACAAAGTGGGGGGCTTTATGGAAAAGTTTTCTATTGTATTGAAAAGAGTATTGCCTGATAAATGGTATGAAAAATTACTGATGAACCATTATAAATTGTAA
- the pdxH gene encoding pyridoxamine 5'-phosphate oxidase, whose translation MSHDLSNYRKIYEKQELLESNCPENPIELFQKWFLNADASDTVEEANAMTVSSIGLDGFPKNRVVLLKKYTWEGFIFYTNYDSEKGKAILANNHICLSFFWAGLEQQVIIKGKAEQLAKNLSDGYFESRPDGSKLGAWASKQSDVVASRTVLDERLSFFEQKYKGAEIPRPENWGGYIVKPVSIEFWQGRPNRMHDRIRYALQANFSWKIERLAP comes from the coding sequence ATGTCACACGATTTAAGTAATTATAGAAAAATTTACGAAAAACAAGAATTGCTAGAAAGCAATTGCCCTGAGAATCCTATAGAATTATTTCAGAAATGGTTTTTAAATGCTGATGCTTCAGATACTGTGGAAGAAGCCAACGCAATGACTGTTTCTTCTATAGGACTAGATGGTTTTCCTAAAAATAGAGTTGTTCTTCTAAAAAAATACACTTGGGAGGGCTTTATTTTTTATACTAATTATGATTCAGAAAAAGGGAAGGCTATTTTAGCTAACAACCATATTTGCTTATCTTTTTTTTGGGCAGGATTAGAGCAACAGGTTATTATCAAAGGAAAAGCGGAGCAATTAGCTAAAAATTTATCCGATGGATACTTCGAGTCTCGCCCTGATGGTAGTAAGCTAGGTGCATGGGCTTCCAAACAGAGTGACGTTGTTGCTTCAAGAACTGTATTAGACGAGCGACTATCTTTTTTTGAGCAAAAATATAAAGGAGCAGAAATCCCTCGTCCCGAAAATTGGGGTGGATACATTGTAAAACCCGTTTCTATTGAATTTTGGCAAGGCAGACCTAACAGAATGCACGATAGAATCAGGTACGCATTACAAGCTAACTTTTCATGGAAAATAGAACGATTAGCTCCTTAA
- a CDS encoding SixA phosphatase family protein, translating into MKTLYIVRHAKSSWKYSSIKDIDRPLKERGINDAHLVSKVLSKELEKPDVFVSSSANRALHTAIIFCENFKYPLSNLQIKKQLYSFSDGYLVKTIKALDDNFNSAIVFSHDHGINSFVNKFGDKPIAHVSTCGVIGIQFDNKHWKSIKKGTTILTAFPKDYK; encoded by the coding sequence ATGAAGACACTTTATATTGTTCGTCACGCTAAATCTTCTTGGAAATATAGCAGCATAAAAGATATTGATCGCCCTTTAAAAGAAAGGGGAATTAATGATGCACACTTGGTTTCCAAGGTTTTATCCAAAGAACTAGAAAAACCTGATGTTTTTGTTTCTAGTAGTGCCAATAGAGCATTGCATACTGCTATTATTTTTTGTGAAAATTTTAAATACCCCCTTTCTAATTTGCAAATAAAAAAGCAGCTATACAGTTTTAGCGATGGCTATTTAGTAAAAACAATCAAGGCTTTAGATGATAATTTCAACAGTGCCATTGTATTTAGCCACGATCACGGCATTAATTCTTTTGTCAATAAATTCGGAGATAAACCTATTGCACATGTTTCAACATGTGGAGTGATAGGAATTCAATTTGACAATAAACACTGGAAAAGTATAAAAAAAGGAACCACTATTCTTACCGCTTTTCCTAAAGATTATAAATAA
- a CDS encoding Ppx/GppA phosphatase family protein, translating to MLEIKKYAAIDIGSNAIRLLVSNVIVEKNREPQFKKSSLVRVPIRLGADVFVSGKISEANITRMISAIQAFKLLMDVHGVERYKACATSAMREAKNGKEVAHQISKETAIDIDIINGKKEAAIISSTDLSELIQGEASYLYVDVGGGSTEFTVFSKGKIINSKSFKMGTVRLINNKKAENKAMFKEVEKWIKENTKDLKRISLIGSGGNINKIFKMSGRTIGKPISYIYLNAQYQFLKQMSYKERISELSLNPDRADVIVPATKIYLSAMKWSGARKIFVPKIGLSDGIIKSLYFNKL from the coding sequence TTGTTAGAAATTAAAAAATATGCAGCCATAGATATTGGCTCAAATGCAATTAGATTGTTGGTTTCAAATGTTATTGTAGAAAAAAATAGGGAACCTCAATTTAAAAAATCATCTTTGGTTCGCGTACCTATTCGTTTAGGTGCTGATGTTTTCGTTTCTGGAAAAATTTCAGAAGCAAATATTACTAGAATGATAAGTGCTATTCAAGCATTTAAATTGCTAATGGATGTACATGGTGTAGAGCGCTATAAAGCTTGTGCTACTTCAGCAATGCGAGAGGCTAAAAACGGTAAAGAAGTTGCCCACCAAATATCAAAAGAAACGGCTATTGATATAGATATTATTAATGGTAAAAAAGAAGCCGCTATCATCTCTTCAACAGACCTAAGTGAACTCATCCAAGGTGAAGCTTCTTATTTGTATGTAGATGTTGGAGGTGGTAGCACTGAATTTACTGTTTTTTCAAAAGGGAAAATCATTAATTCAAAATCCTTTAAAATGGGAACTGTAAGGCTTATAAATAATAAAAAAGCAGAAAATAAAGCCATGTTTAAGGAGGTAGAAAAATGGATTAAAGAAAACACCAAAGATTTAAAAAGAATTTCTTTAATTGGCTCTGGTGGAAATATCAACAAAATCTTCAAGATGTCTGGTAGAACTATAGGCAAGCCAATCTCTTACATTTATCTAAATGCCCAATACCAGTTTTTAAAACAAATGAGCTATAAAGAACGTATTTCTGAACTAAGCCTAAACCCTGATAGAGCGGATGTTATTGTTCCTGCTACTAAAATATATCTTTCAGCTATGAAGTGGAGTGGAGCACGAAAGATATTCGTTCCTAAAATAGGCCTTTCTGATGGCATCATTAAGAGCCTATATTTCAATAAACTATAA
- a CDS encoding OmpA family protein translates to MKKLLLSGSLLMFGLTVSAQDLPTNAEPGKCYVRCKTPEVWKNQDISIEVAPAYKRIVTHPAEFKTVTERVLVDEGSQKLVIVPAKYEMKDFTVVTEEGSERLRKITAKTNIEDVTVLTHEASQRLEKVPAKYEMKDFTVVVNEAYQKVKIIPAKYEMKDVEVTIQEASQRLVKVPSKTSVVTETIVEREASQRLEVVPAKYEMKDVTVVVKEASQRLELVPAKYEMRDVTIVEREASQRLEVVPATYATETVSYHKKDFGSSLRVIPAAFSKDSETIELRAKSARWQMSDKAPDCESSDPNDCRYWCYREVPAQYTTINKTVLDKDASVVSTPNCDESKAGPNGCGNATYTKRVMKTPPTTKVIEIPEVTKVIKKRVMVTPPTTKVIEIPEITKVIKKRVMVTPPTTKVVTIPEVTKTIKRYVTTPETTKVVKIPAVTKIIKKKVMVTPPTTEVIEIPAITKTFKKRVMVTPPTTRVIDIPSKSTVIKKTVISPETVETVAIDERAKTFKKRVMVAPPTTKLVKTEPKYATLTKTVLVKDAWKEEVPVDAKYKTVTKEVLVSKGGLTTWKPVDCKLVTNTPLPINWNLGSATLTPAAKRIIDARLLPVLKDGVAVAIESHTDSRGNKVNNQRLSERRAQAVVNYLVTKGVNPSQLTANGYGENKLTNRCADGVSCTEREHAANRRTTFRVISQN, encoded by the coding sequence ATGAAGAAACTATTATTATCTGGATCATTATTAATGTTCGGATTGACCGTATCTGCACAAGACCTGCCTACGAATGCAGAGCCGGGGAAATGTTATGTCCGTTGTAAAACTCCAGAAGTATGGAAGAACCAAGATATATCAATTGAGGTAGCTCCTGCTTATAAGAGAATTGTAACGCATCCTGCCGAATTCAAAACAGTTACAGAGCGTGTTTTAGTTGATGAAGGATCTCAAAAATTGGTTATTGTTCCTGCTAAGTACGAAATGAAAGACTTTACTGTTGTTACTGAAGAAGGTAGTGAGCGTTTACGTAAGATAACTGCTAAAACGAACATTGAAGACGTTACTGTTCTTACTCATGAAGCAAGTCAACGTTTAGAAAAAGTTCCTGCTAAATATGAAATGAAAGATTTTACTGTTGTAGTCAATGAGGCTTATCAGAAAGTTAAAATCATCCCTGCTAAATATGAAATGAAAGATGTTGAAGTAACCATTCAAGAAGCAAGCCAACGCTTAGTGAAAGTACCTTCTAAAACAAGCGTTGTTACTGAAACTATCGTAGAAAGAGAAGCTAGCCAGCGTTTGGAAGTTGTTCCTGCTAAATACGAAATGAAAGATGTTACTGTTGTCGTAAAAGAAGCTAGCCAACGTTTAGAGTTAGTTCCTGCTAAATACGAAATGAGAGATGTTACTATTGTAGAAAGAGAAGCTAGTCAACGTTTGGAAGTTGTTCCTGCAACGTACGCTACTGAAACAGTATCTTACCACAAAAAAGACTTTGGTTCTTCTTTAAGAGTAATTCCTGCTGCTTTTAGTAAAGACAGTGAAACGATTGAGTTAAGAGCGAAATCTGCAAGATGGCAAATGAGCGATAAGGCTCCTGACTGTGAATCTTCTGACCCTAATGATTGCCGTTACTGGTGTTACAGAGAAGTACCTGCTCAATATACAACAATCAACAAAACTGTATTAGACAAAGATGCTTCTGTGGTTTCAACACCTAATTGTGACGAAAGTAAAGCTGGCCCTAATGGATGTGGTAACGCTACTTATACAAAGAGAGTCATGAAAACTCCTCCAACTACCAAAGTTATTGAAATTCCTGAAGTTACTAAAGTTATCAAGAAAAGAGTTATGGTGACTCCTCCGACTACTAAAGTTATTGAAATTCCTGAAATAACTAAAGTTATTAAGAAAAGAGTTATGGTGACTCCTCCAACTACTAAAGTAGTTACTATTCCTGAAGTTACTAAAACTATCAAAAGATATGTAACAACTCCAGAAACTACTAAAGTTGTTAAAATTCCTGCTGTAACTAAGATTATCAAGAAAAAAGTAATGGTGACTCCTCCAACTACTGAAGTTATTGAAATTCCTGCCATCACTAAAACCTTTAAGAAAAGAGTTATGGTGACTCCTCCAACAACTAGAGTTATTGACATTCCTTCTAAATCTACCGTAATTAAGAAAACGGTTATCTCTCCTGAAACTGTAGAAACAGTAGCTATTGACGAAAGAGCTAAAACATTCAAAAAGAGAGTAATGGTAGCTCCTCCAACTACAAAGCTTGTAAAAACTGAACCAAAATACGCTACTTTAACAAAGACAGTATTGGTAAAAGATGCTTGGAAAGAGGAAGTTCCTGTAGATGCTAAATACAAAACAGTAACTAAAGAAGTTTTAGTTTCTAAGGGAGGCTTAACTACATGGAAACCTGTTGACTGTAAATTAGTAACGAATACTCCTTTACCTATCAACTGGAATTTAGGAAGTGCTACGTTAACTCCAGCAGCTAAACGTATTATTGATGCTCGTTTATTACCTGTATTGAAAGATGGAGTTGCTGTAGCCATTGAATCTCATACAGATTCTAGAGGTAACAAAGTAAACAACCAACGCTTATCTGAAAGAAGAGCACAAGCCGTTGTAAACTACTTAGTAACTAAAGGAGTTAATCCTAGCCAATTAACTGCTAATGGTTATGGTGAAAATAAATTAACAAATAGATGTGCTGATGGTGTTTCTTGTACTGAAAGAGAGCACGCAGCAAACAGAAGAACAACATTTAGAGTTATTAGCCAAAACTAA
- a CDS encoding DUF389 domain-containing protein, translated as MEEKMTNGESVEQSKKEMKEGAKGLIESVKKYLKELLDFREDTDHEATIEAIKNDIDFKGATAWILIFAVFVASIGLNANSTAVVIGAMLISPLMGPILGIGMAFAINDIEVFKKSAVSLSTMIILSLSASFIFFYFFPLSEDTSELLGRTKPDIRDVLIAFFGGLALMVARTKKGTIASVIFGVAIATALMPPLCTVGYGLAKWISGDSIGFTYALGAMYLFTINTIFIALATFIVLKLLSFPMHRYANAAKRKRYATIATVVGFLVMIPAIYTFIIALNQSRVDAQIKNYISAEVKSNKELQLMNYDFNSIDQTLSLNFFNEITDATKNDLLNELNSNPLYPSLRGVKLEIKGSDTKSYELISEAYKDSREELKESKNVISGLQKQIMELQQTITILNQRIERDALNYNKKVIAFSRIAKDAKIRYHNIKEIRFANLLTSKDFIKIDTIPEATIIWDHKLPDNVLKEKEKELRSWMQREMELDTLYLRTE; from the coding sequence ATGGAAGAAAAGATGACCAATGGAGAATCGGTAGAGCAGTCGAAGAAGGAGATGAAAGAAGGAGCAAAGGGGCTTATAGAAAGTGTTAAAAAATATTTAAAGGAATTATTAGATTTTCGAGAAGATACCGATCATGAAGCTACGATAGAGGCAATAAAAAATGATATTGATTTTAAAGGAGCAACAGCGTGGATTTTAATTTTTGCGGTATTTGTAGCTTCTATAGGGTTAAATGCAAATTCAACAGCAGTAGTTATTGGAGCCATGCTAATTTCGCCATTAATGGGACCAATTTTAGGTATAGGAATGGCATTTGCAATTAATGATATTGAAGTATTTAAGAAATCGGCTGTTAGCTTGTCAACAATGATTATCTTAAGTCTTTCAGCATCATTTATATTTTTTTACTTCTTTCCTTTAAGTGAAGATACTTCTGAGTTATTAGGAAGAACTAAACCAGATATAAGAGATGTACTTATTGCTTTTTTTGGAGGATTAGCGCTAATGGTAGCTAGAACGAAAAAAGGAACAATTGCGTCTGTAATTTTTGGTGTGGCAATTGCTACGGCTTTAATGCCTCCTTTGTGTACGGTTGGTTATGGATTGGCAAAATGGATTTCAGGAGATTCTATAGGATTTACATATGCTTTAGGAGCGATGTATTTGTTTACAATCAATACCATATTCATTGCTTTGGCAACCTTTATAGTATTAAAGTTGTTGAGTTTTCCAATGCATAGATATGCTAATGCGGCAAAAAGAAAACGGTATGCAACAATAGCAACTGTCGTTGGCTTTTTGGTCATGATTCCTGCTATTTATACATTTATAATAGCATTAAATCAGAGTAGAGTAGATGCTCAGATTAAAAATTATATATCAGCGGAGGTCAAGTCTAATAAAGAATTACAGTTAATGAACTACGATTTCAATTCTATAGACCAGACATTATCGTTAAATTTTTTCAATGAAATTACAGATGCCACTAAAAATGATTTATTAAATGAATTAAATAGCAATCCTTTGTATCCAAGTTTAAGAGGTGTAAAACTAGAAATAAAAGGAAGTGATACAAAAAGTTATGAGTTAATTTCGGAGGCTTATAAAGATAGTAGAGAAGAATTAAAAGAGAGTAAAAATGTTATTTCAGGATTGCAAAAACAAATTATGGAATTGCAACAAACGATAACTATACTGAATCAGCGAATAGAACGAGATGCTTTGAATTACAATAAGAAGGTAATTGCTTTTAGTAGAATTGCTAAGGATGCTAAAATTAGATACCACAACATTAAAGAGATTCGTTTTGCTAATTTGCTAACGTCTAAAGATTTTATAAAAATAGATACAATTCCTGAAGCAACAATAATATGGGATCATAAACTTCCTGATAATGTTCTTAAGGAGAAAGAAAAAGAACTGCGCTCATGGATGCAAAGAGAAATGGAACTAGATACTTTATATCTTAGAACGGAGTAA